In the genome of Noviherbaspirillum saxi, the window CTGGTGGGCGGCATGACCCGTATGCCGAAAGTGCAGGAAAAGGTCAAGGAATTCTTCGGCAAGGATCCGCGCAAGGACGTCAACCCGGACGAAGCCGTCGCTGTCGGCGCGGCGATCCAGGGTTCCGTTCTGTCGGGCGATCGCAAGGACTTGCTGTTGCTGGACGTGACTCCGCTGTCGCTCGGTATTGAGACACTGGGCGGCGTGATGACCAAGATGATCCAGAAAAACACCACGATCCCGACCAAGTTCAGCCAGGTGTTCTCGACTGCCGACGACAACCAGCCGGCCGTGACAATCAAGGTGTACCAGGGCGAGCGCGAAATCGCGACCGGCAACAAGCTGTTGGGCGAATTCAACCTCGAAGGCATCCCGCCGGCACCGCGCGGCATTCCGCAGATCGAAGTGACGTTTGACATTGACGCCAACGGCATTCTGCACGTCGGTGCGAAGGACAAGGCATCGGGCAAGGAAAACAAGATCACCATCAAGGCGAACTCCGGTCTGACCGAAGAGGAAATCCAGAAGATGGTGAAGGACGCCGAGCTTTACGCCGACGAAGACAGGAAGCTGAAGGAACTGGCCGACGCGCGTAACCAGGGCGATGCGCTGGTACACTCGACCAAGAAGGCATTGACCGAGTACGGCGACAAGCTGGACGGCGGCGAAAAGGAAAAGATCGAAGCAGCGGTCAAGGATCTGGAAGAAGCCCTCAAGGGTAACGACAAGTCCGATATCGACGCCAAGGTCGCCGCCCTGTCGACTTCCGCCCAGAAGCTCGGTGAGAAGATGTATGCCGACGCGCAGGCGCAGCAGGCAGGCGCCGACGGTGCGGCAGGTGCAGCCGGCGCGGCGGGCGGTGCTTCCGAGTCCAAGGCCAAGGAAGAAGACGTGGTCGATGCCGACTTCAAGGAAGTCAAAGATAAATAACCCAGTCACGCGGCTCGCGCCGTGCTGACCCGCCGAGCCGAAGATCGCGCTGCGATTCTCGACTCGGCTTTTTTGCTTAAATTCAGGATGCCGACAACATGGCAAAGCGCGATTTTTACGAGGTACTTGGTGTAGCGAAAAACGCCTCGGAAGATGAAATCAAGAAGGCATATCGCAAGCTTGCGATGAAATACCATCCGGACCGCAACCCGGACAGCAAAGGTGCGGAAGATAAATTCAAGGAGGCGAAGGAAGCCTACGAGATGCTTTCCGACGGCAGCAAGCGCGAGGCATACGACCGTTATGGTCATGCCGGCGTCGATCCCAACATGGGCGGCGGTGGCGCAGGCGCCGGATTCGGCGGCTTTGGCGACGCGTTCGGCGACATCTTCGGCGATATCTTCGGACAAGGTGCGCGTGGCGGTCGCAGCGCCGGACCGCAGGTCTATCGCGGTGCCGACCTGCGTTACAACCTCGAGATCTCGCTGGAACAGGCGGCACACGGCTATGACACGACCATTCGCGTACCGTCCTGGGACGGATGCGATACCTGTCACGGCTCGGGTGCCAAGCCGGGCACCTCGCCGACCACATGTACTACCTGTGGCGGCCAGGGTCAGGTGCGGATGCAGCAAGGCTTCTTCAGCATTCAGCAGACTTGCCCGAAGTGCCATGGCACCGGCAAGATCATTCCTACCCCCTGCCCATCGTGCAGCGGCGCGGGACGCATCAAGCGCAACAAGACCCTGGAAGTAAAGATCCCTGCCGGCATCGACGACGGCATGCGTATCCGTTCTTCCGGCAATGGCGAACCGGGCATGAACGGCGGTCCGCCGGGCGACCTGTATGTCGAAATCCGGATCAAGCAACACCCGGTATTCCAGCGCGATGGCGACGATCTGCATTGCGAGATTCCGGTGTCGTTCGCCAAGGCGGCGCTGGGCGGCGAAGTTGAAGTGCCTACATTGAATGGCAAGGCTTCGTTCACGCTTCCGGAAGGGACCCAGTCGGGCAAGACCTTCCGTTTGCGCAGCAAGGGTATCAAGGGAGTACGTTCGGGTTATGCGGGAGATCTGTTCTGCCACGTTGTGGTCGAAACTCCAGTCAAGCTCACGGATCGGCAGAAAGAGCTGTTGCAGGAGTTCGAGCAGCTGACCAACGCAGGCGGTTCAAAGCACAGTCCGCAAAGCAAGTCATGGAAGGACAAGGTCAAGGAGTTCTTCGAATAAGAGACGCCGCGCAAGCGTTTTGTGCGGTTTCCATCCAGCTCCATCAAGAAAGCCGCCGTCCCTTATGGGCCGGCGGCTTTTTTCATGAAAATTCGTGAAAACATGAATAAAAGAAACGGTTATTAGAGGTACGTCTCTATTTTTTCTCCGGATAATAAAACGCTCGTTCGTTCTTTTATGTGCCTACCCACATTCTTTCCCGGAGTAGATATGAAATCTGGCTTTTGCATTACCCGCGCACTTGCCGCCGTCGGCATCGCTGCCGCCATGATGTCAAACTCTTCTGCAATGGAAGTCGGCGGAATCAAACTCGATGACAGCGTGCGCCTTGCGAACCAGGATCTCAAGCTCAACGGTGCCGGCATTCGCTACAAGGCAATCTTCAAGGTATATGTTGCCGGTCTCTATCTCCCGGAAAAGAAAACATCGGTGCCCGACGTCCTTTCCGCGCCGGGCGCAAAACGGGTGACCATTGTCATGTTGCGCGACGTGAGCAACGAAGAACTGGGGCGCGGCTTCATGACCGGAATCAATCAGAACAGCGACAGGGCCGAAAAAACAAAATTCATCGGCCAGTTGCAGAAATTCGGCGAAATCTTCGCTTCCATCCCCGAACTGAAGAAGGGCGACGTACTGACCACCGACTGGATTCCGGGCAACGGCACGGTCATTCATGTCAATGGCAAGAAAGTGTCCGACGTGCTGCCCGATCCCACGTTCTACAATGCCTTGCTCAAGATCTGGCTGGGCGACAAGCCGGTTGACGCTGGACTGAAGCCTGCCATGCTTGGCGAAAAGCCGGAACAGTCGCAGCGCGGCAATAGCTGACACGATCTGAGCGCCGCCTTCCCATACCGCGTTCAACAGGCGCTTCATCCTGCCTTGCGATGGCCGCTTTCTGCGGCCATCAAGTTTGCATCTGTATAATTCCATCTGCGCATGGCGATTTCGCCTGCGCACTTCATCGGCCTCCCTACAGACCTTGATCGACGCGCCCTGATGGTCAGCGTAGTGATCGCGCATGGACGGGAGCGCCAGGATCGACGCGATGACAGCCCTGCCGATATACGCCAACATGGTGATGGTGCGCAATCGACCGTGCAGATTATTTCTGTACGCGTCCTTGCATACCGCTTGGCTGCGCGCTCATTGAACCTCTGGACAAGGCATCATGACGACACCGAACGACAACTCACTGGAACACCTGTTCCGCAACAACCGCAACTGGGCAGCGTCCATCGTGGCGAAAGACCCCGATTTTTTCAAAAAGCTTGTAGCCCAGCAATCGCCGGAATACTTGTGGATAGGCTGCGCCGACAGCCGTGTCCCGGCAAATGAAATCGTCGGGCTGCTGCCGGGCGAACTGTTCGTGCATCGGAACGTGGCCAATGTGGTCGTGCATACCGATCTGAACTGCCTGTCGGTACTGCAATTCGCGATCGATGTGTTACGCGTCAAGCACATCATCGTCAACGGCCATTACGGCTGCTCCGGCGTGCATGCCGCGCTGGCGCGCCGGCGCATCGGACTGGCCGACAACTGGCTGCGCCATGTGCAGGACGTGCATCAGAAGCACGAACGCTATCTCGGCGAAACGCTGCCGACCAAGGTGCGTCAGGACCGTCTATGCGAATTGAATGTGCTGGAACAGGTGGCCAACGTATGCCAGACCACCATTGTTCAGGATGCATGGGAGCGCGGCCAGCCCTTGTCCGTCCATAGCTGGATCTATGGCTTGCATGACGGGCTCGCGCGCGATCTCGGTTTGACTATCAGTAACGCGGATGAGCTTGCTGCCAAGCTGCCGGCTTGTTTGGCACGCTACGAAAATCCTTCTGAATGACTATCCGACCTTGATCCGGTCGCGGCCATATCAGCATACGGCCGGATCTTTGCTTCAAACACCGCCTTCAGAAACAATGCTCTGCGGCAGGGAATGATCGATCCTTGACCGCAGCGATATAGCCACGCACCGCTGCCTCGATGCTGGTCTGTCCATCCATGAAGTTTTTCACGAAGCGCGCCTTGCGTCCGGGGAAAACGCCGAGCATGTCGTGCATGACCAGTACCTGACCCGAGCAGTCGACACCCGCACCGATGCCTATGGTGGGCATGGCCAGCAACTCAGTCACTTCCTTGCCCAGTGCGCTGGGAATGGCTTCCAGCACCAGGATCGATGCTCCCGCTTCCTGCAGCGCGAGCGCATCCGCCTTCAGCTTTTCCGCACCTTCAGCCGTCTTGCCCTGCACCTTGAACCCGCCCAGCTGATGCACCGATTGCGGAGTAAGACCAAGATGCGCGCAGACCGGCACCGCGCGCTCGGTCAGAAAACGCACCGTATCGACCAGCCAGGCGCCGCCTTCCAGCTTGACCATCTGGGCGCCGGCCTGCATCAGCTTGACGGCATTGTCGAATGCCGTCTCAGGCGTTGCATACGTGCCGAACGGCATGTCGGCAATCAGCAACGCGTGCTTGTTGCCACGGGCAACCGATGCCGTATGGTAGGCGATGTCGGCCAGCGTAACGGGCAGGGTGGAACTATGTCCCTGGCAGACGTTGCCAAGCGAGTCGCCCACGAGCAGCGCATCCACGCCGCAACGGTCCATCAATGCCGCAAAGCTGGCGTCGTAACAGGTGAGCATGGCGATTTTTTCGCCTGCGGTGCGCATCGCCAGCAGCGATGGCGCGGTGACTGCCTTGACTCGGCCAGCCGGTTCGGCTTCTTGCAGATATCCCGCCATGATGATTATTCCCCGAGATTGAAAAATTCCCGCTTGCCGCGCATCGTGTCGATCCGCTTGAGAAGCAGGTGAAAGTCGTCGTCGCGCTCGATCGGATTCAGGTTTTCCGTATTCACGATCAGCAGCGGTGCGGCGTCGTAATGATAAAAGAAACGACTATAACTTTCACAGAGCCGGTAAAGGTACATTTCCGAAATGCCCGCTTCCATCGGAATCCCGCGCTTGCGCACGCGCTCGACCAGCGTTTCCGGCTGCGCCTGCAGATAGATCACCAGGTCGGGTATCGGTGCCTGCGGACGCAGGTGATCGTAGAGCTGCTGATACAGGTTCAACTCGTCGTCGCCGAGCGTAAGGCGGGCGAAGATAGGATCTTTGTCCAGCAGAAAGTCCGACACCACACGTGCATTGAACAAGTCAGTCTGTGCCAGCTCGCGTAACTGGTTCATGCGCTGGAACAGGAAAAACATCTGCGCCGACAGCGCGTAGTGTGTCGGATCGCGATAAAACTTTTCCAGGAAGGGATTGTCCTGCGGCTGCTCCTGCAGCGTGTGCGCGTGAAAGGCTTCGGCCAGCTTGCGTGTCAGCGTGGTTTTGCCGGCGCCGATAGGGCCCTCGACAACGATGTATTTGTAGCGATCGATACTCATGAACGGAAGATGAAGTAAACGGCGCCAACCAGGCAGAGCGCGGCCCAGACATAGTCCAGCTTGAATGGCTGGTTCATGTAAATCATGGCAAAGGGCACGAACACCGACAGGGTGATCGCTTCCTGCATGATCTTGAGTTGCGCCAGACTGAATTCGGTATAGCCGATGCGGTTGGCCGGGACCTGCAGCAGGTATTCAAACAGCGCGATCGACCAGCTGAGCAGCGCCGCCACCCACCATGGCTTGCTGGCGAGATTTTTCAAATGACCATACCAGGCCACCGTCATGAAGACATTCGACAGAGCCAGCAGACCGACTGTCTGGACGGATATCGGGATTTGCATCGCTTAAATTTTTTGGATCTTTTGCCCGGAGACGCCGGGCACGAAGGTATGCGCAGCGCCCCGGCCGGGAATATGGACAAAGGGATCCACCTGCAGCAAGGGAATGAGCACGAAGGCCCGCTGTATCATGCGCGGATGCGGCACGGTCAGCACATCGCTCGATATGATCTCTTGCCCGTACAGCAGAAGGTCAAGGTCCAGGGTGCGCGGCGCATTTGGATAAGGGCGTTCGCGTCCGAACGCATTTTCCATTGCCTGCAGATGGCCCAGTAGTGCAATCGCCGTGAGCGTGGTATCCAGCTTGGCTACCGCATTGACATAGTCGTCACCACCGGCATCCACCGGCGCCGTCCGAAACAGGCTGGAGCGCGCGGCAAGCGTCGTCGATGGCAGTTGCCCGAGTCCGGCAATCGCACGCTCGACCTGTTCCTGCGCATCGCCCAGATTGGCGCCTATGCCGATGTAGCAGGCCGTGCGCACTACGCTCATTGCGGACTGCCTTCGGCCGGAGTGCTTTTCTTGTTGCGCCCGCCGCGTCGACGACGCTTTTTCGGCGCCTGGCTGTCGCCTTCCGCTTTCGGCTTCCTGGTCAGCAACTCTTCGCGCTCGGCGCCATCGGCCGCCATGAACGCAGTCCACCATTCGCCGATCTCGGCATCGATCTCGCCGGATGCGCAGCGCAGCAGCAGAAAATCGTAGCCCGCACGCAGGCGCAGATGTTCCAGCATCTTGTAGGGCGACTTGCCGGCACGGCGTTCGAAGCGCGGCTGCATGGCCCAGATGTCGCGCATGTCGGTCGCGATCTTGCGCTGCAAGGCCAGCTTCTCGGTTTGCGTATTCAGCACGTCGTCGGCGGCCAGATGCAGCGCCGGAATCGGATATTCGCCGGCGGCCTGATAGGCGTTCCATTTTTCCAGCACCTGATGCCAGAGCAGGGCGGCGAATAGGAAGCCCGGCGACACCGGCTTGCCTTCGCGTACTCGCTGGTCGGTCCCGGCAAGCGCCAACGTGACGAATTTTTCACCCAGCGGCTGTTCCAGCACGACATCCAGCAAGGGCAGCAAGCCGTGGTGCAAGCCTTCCTTGCGCAACTGCTGCAGGCAAGCCAACGCGTGGCCGCTCATCAGCAGCTTGAGCATTTCATCGAACACGCGCGCGGCCGGCACATTATTGATCAATGGCGCCATGATCTGGATCGGCTCACGCGTGTCCGGAGCAATATCGAACCCGAGCTTGGCGGCGAAGCGCACCACGCGCAGCAGGCGCACTGGATCTTCGCGATAGCGCGCTTCCGGAATGCCGATGATGCGCAAGGTCTTGTTGCGGATATCGGCAATGCCCTGATGGTAGTCGAGCACTTCCTGGCTGGCCGGATCGTAGTACATCGCATTGATCGTGAAATCGCGCCGCACCGCGTCTTCGTGCTGTTCGCCGAAGGTATTGTCGCGCAGTACCCGGCCATGTTCATCCTTTGGCGCACTCTCCGCCGACGCGCCACGGAAGGTGGTGACTTCGATGAGGTCCTGGCCGAACATCACGTGCACGATTTGAAAGCGCTTGCCGATGATGAAGGCACGGCGAAACAATTTTTTGACCTGTTCCGGGGTCGCATTCGTCGCCACGTCGAAATCCTTGGGCTTGATGCCCAGCAGCAGGTCGCGCACCGCGCCGCCGACGACGAAAGCCTTGAATCCGGCATCCTGCAGCGTTTGCGTCACGCGTATGGCGTTGGACGACAGCAGTTGCGGATTGATGCCGTGGTCCTTTGCGCCAAGCACGACCGGCTTGTGGTGGCTGGGCGCTTTCTTCTTTACGCCAAGTATGCGATTGATGAACTTTTTAATCATTCGAACAGGGAGAGGATGGGCCAGCCTTGTGCCTGGGCATGGGCTTTCAGCAAGGCGTTCGGGTTGGTGGCGACCGGGTGGGAAACGGCGGAAAGCAAAGGAATGTCGTTTTGCGAATCGCTGTAAAAATAACTGCGCTCGAAGCTGGACAGGGTCTTTCCTTGCGCGCTCAGCCATTCATTGGTGTGCATGACCTTGCCGGGGCCGGAGGTCGGGATGCCGTGCAGCTTGCCGGTAATTTCGCCTTCCGGCGTTTCGACCGGCTCGGCCGCGATCAGATTGGTCACGCCCAGGGCTTGTGCGATCGGTGCGGTCACGAAGCGGTTGGTGGCCGTGATGATGACGACTTCGTCGCCCGCGTCCCGGTGGCGCGCGAGCAGATCGAGGGCAGCCGGCCTGATGCCGGGACGGACGACTTCATCCATGAATTGCCGGTGCCAGGCATCGAGTTGCCGGCGCGGGAATTGTGCGAGCGTGCCGAGTGCGAATTCCAGGTATTCAACCGGATCCAGCTTGCCGGCTTCATACTGCGCATAGAAAGCCGCATTGCGGCGGGCGAATTCGTCGGCGTCGACAGCGCCGATGCGAACCAGGAACTGGCCCCATTCGTAATCGGAGTCCAGCGGTATCAGAGTATGGTCGAGATCAAACAGGGCAAGATTCATTATGCTTTTGGTTCACCTTCGAGTTGCAGCAGGCTGCGTAACAGGGGCAACGTGATCGGGCGCTGGGTTTCCAGGGAATATTGGTCCAGCGCATCGAGCATGGCCGACAAGGAACGCATATCCCGGCGGAAATGGGTGATCAGGTAGGGTAACACGCCCGGCGACAGGTTGACGCCGCGCGCTTGCGCCGCCTGCGTCAGGGCGGCAATCTTTTCGTCGTCGGACAGACCGTGCAGCTGATAGATCAGGCCCCAGCCCAGGCGGGTACGCAAGTCTTCGCGCAACGCGAGTCCGATCGGCGGCTTGTCGCCGGCGCTGACCAGCAGGCCGCCGTTTTCCTTGACCTGATTGAATAGCGCAAAGGCAGCAATCTGCGTCTCGCTCGACAACAGATGACAATCGTCCATCAGGTACAGGCCGGTGCCAGTGTCGTACAGGTAATCATCCACCGCCGCGCCGGCGGGGATGTAGCGTGCGCCATTATTGCCTGCCATGGCATGCAGCAAATGCGTCTTGCCGGACCCCGCTTCGCCCCAGAGATATACGAAACGGTCGGATGGCAAGGCGGCGGTATTTGCTGCAAAAGCGCGCAGCAGCTGGATCAGCTCTGCATTCCTGCCTATGACGAAAGAATCGAGGGTTTGCGGCTTTGACGCACCCAGGTCGAGCAGCATTTGCCTCATGACGCTTGACGGAAGCTGCCGTATTGGTTGGGTTTCTGCTCGGAATGGAAAGAAAATGGCATGAAACTGGAAGCTTGGACGGATCGGTTTGTTAAAATAGCGGTTTGGTCGCCGGATTTTGGCCCCCAACCGCCTATTTTACCGCCTCTGCACCTATTCCTATCATGAGTTCCACTTCCAACGTCCCCCTTTCCTACCGCGATGCCGGTGTTGATATCGATGCCGGCGATGCCCTGGTCGAAGCGATCAAGCCCTTTGCCAAACGTACGATGCGCGAAGGCGTGCTCGGCGGCATCGGCGGCTTCGGCGCGCTGTTCGAGATCAGCAAGAAATACAAGGAGCCGGTACTGGTATCCGGCACCGACGGCGTGGGAACCAAGCTCAAGCTGGCATTCCACCTCAACAAGCACGACACGGTCGGTATCGATCTGGTTGCGATGAGCGTCAACGACATCCTGGTGCAAGGCGCGGAACCCTTGTTTTTCCTCGATTATTTCGCCTGCGGCAAGCTTGATGTGCCGTCCGCGACCGATGTGATCAAGGGTATTGCCAAGGGC includes:
- the dnaJ gene encoding molecular chaperone DnaJ, yielding MAKRDFYEVLGVAKNASEDEIKKAYRKLAMKYHPDRNPDSKGAEDKFKEAKEAYEMLSDGSKREAYDRYGHAGVDPNMGGGGAGAGFGGFGDAFGDIFGDIFGQGARGGRSAGPQVYRGADLRYNLEISLEQAAHGYDTTIRVPSWDGCDTCHGSGAKPGTSPTTCTTCGGQGQVRMQQGFFSIQQTCPKCHGTGKIIPTPCPSCSGAGRIKRNKTLEVKIPAGIDDGMRIRSSGNGEPGMNGGPPGDLYVEIRIKQHPVFQRDGDDLHCEIPVSFAKAALGGEVEVPTLNGKASFTLPEGTQSGKTFRLRSKGIKGVRSGYAGDLFCHVVVETPVKLTDRQKELLQEFEQLTNAGGSKHSPQSKSWKDKVKEFFE
- a CDS encoding chalcone isomerase family protein, yielding MKSGFCITRALAAVGIAAAMMSNSSAMEVGGIKLDDSVRLANQDLKLNGAGIRYKAIFKVYVAGLYLPEKKTSVPDVLSAPGAKRVTIVMLRDVSNEELGRGFMTGINQNSDRAEKTKFIGQLQKFGEIFASIPELKKGDVLTTDWIPGNGTVIHVNGKKVSDVLPDPTFYNALLKIWLGDKPVDAGLKPAMLGEKPEQSQRGNS
- the can gene encoding carbonate dehydratase translates to MTTPNDNSLEHLFRNNRNWAASIVAKDPDFFKKLVAQQSPEYLWIGCADSRVPANEIVGLLPGELFVHRNVANVVVHTDLNCLSVLQFAIDVLRVKHIIVNGHYGCSGVHAALARRRIGLADNWLRHVQDVHQKHERYLGETLPTKVRQDRLCELNVLEQVANVCQTTIVQDAWERGQPLSVHSWIYGLHDGLARDLGLTISNADELAAKLPACLARYENPSE
- the panB gene encoding 3-methyl-2-oxobutanoate hydroxymethyltransferase yields the protein MAGYLQEAEPAGRVKAVTAPSLLAMRTAGEKIAMLTCYDASFAALMDRCGVDALLVGDSLGNVCQGHSSTLPVTLADIAYHTASVARGNKHALLIADMPFGTYATPETAFDNAVKLMQAGAQMVKLEGGAWLVDTVRFLTERAVPVCAHLGLTPQSVHQLGGFKVQGKTAEGAEKLKADALALQEAGASILVLEAIPSALGKEVTELLAMPTIGIGAGVDCSGQVLVMHDMLGVFPGRKARFVKNFMDGQTSIEAAVRGYIAAVKDRSFPAAEHCF
- a CDS encoding deoxynucleoside kinase encodes the protein MSIDRYKYIVVEGPIGAGKTTLTRKLAEAFHAHTLQEQPQDNPFLEKFYRDPTHYALSAQMFFLFQRMNQLRELAQTDLFNARVVSDFLLDKDPIFARLTLGDDELNLYQQLYDHLRPQAPIPDLVIYLQAQPETLVERVRKRGIPMEAGISEMYLYRLCESYSRFFYHYDAAPLLIVNTENLNPIERDDDFHLLLKRIDTMRGKREFFNLGE
- a CDS encoding DMT family protein, with protein sequence MQIPISVQTVGLLALSNVFMTVAWYGHLKNLASKPWWVAALLSWSIALFEYLLQVPANRIGYTEFSLAQLKIMQEAITLSVFVPFAMIYMNQPFKLDYVWAALCLVGAVYFIFRS
- the folK gene encoding 2-amino-4-hydroxy-6-hydroxymethyldihydropteridine diphosphokinase, encoding MSVVRTACYIGIGANLGDAQEQVERAIAGLGQLPSTTLAARSSLFRTAPVDAGGDDYVNAVAKLDTTLTAIALLGHLQAMENAFGRERPYPNAPRTLDLDLLLYGQEIISSDVLTVPHPRMIQRAFVLIPLLQVDPFVHIPGRGAAHTFVPGVSGQKIQKI
- the pcnB gene encoding polynucleotide adenylyltransferase PcnB — protein: MIKKFINRILGVKKKAPSHHKPVVLGAKDHGINPQLLSSNAIRVTQTLQDAGFKAFVVGGAVRDLLLGIKPKDFDVATNATPEQVKKLFRRAFIIGKRFQIVHVMFGQDLIEVTTFRGASAESAPKDEHGRVLRDNTFGEQHEDAVRRDFTINAMYYDPASQEVLDYHQGIADIRNKTLRIIGIPEARYREDPVRLLRVVRFAAKLGFDIAPDTREPIQIMAPLINNVPAARVFDEMLKLLMSGHALACLQQLRKEGLHHGLLPLLDVVLEQPLGEKFVTLALAGTDQRVREGKPVSPGFLFAALLWHQVLEKWNAYQAAGEYPIPALHLAADDVLNTQTEKLALQRKIATDMRDIWAMQPRFERRAGKSPYKMLEHLRLRAGYDFLLLRCASGEIDAEIGEWWTAFMAADGAEREELLTRKPKAEGDSQAPKKRRRRGGRNKKSTPAEGSPQ
- a CDS encoding HAD family hydrolase; the encoded protein is MNLALFDLDHTLIPLDSDYEWGQFLVRIGAVDADEFARRNAAFYAQYEAGKLDPVEYLEFALGTLAQFPRRQLDAWHRQFMDEVVRPGIRPAALDLLARHRDAGDEVVIITATNRFVTAPIAQALGVTNLIAAEPVETPEGEITGKLHGIPTSGPGKVMHTNEWLSAQGKTLSSFERSYFYSDSQNDIPLLSAVSHPVATNPNALLKAHAQAQGWPILSLFE
- the hda gene encoding DnaA regulatory inactivator Hda — encoded protein: MRQMLLDLGASKPQTLDSFVIGRNAELIQLLRAFAANTAALPSDRFVYLWGEAGSGKTHLLHAMAGNNGARYIPAGAAVDDYLYDTGTGLYLMDDCHLLSSETQIAAFALFNQVKENGGLLVSAGDKPPIGLALREDLRTRLGWGLIYQLHGLSDDEKIAALTQAAQARGVNLSPGVLPYLITHFRRDMRSLSAMLDALDQYSLETQRPITLPLLRSLLQLEGEPKA